A part of Carassius auratus strain Wakin unplaced genomic scaffold, ASM336829v1 scaf_tig00002951, whole genome shotgun sequence genomic DNA contains:
- the LOC113070093 gene encoding protein ripply1-like yields MNSVFVTAPLSNTLNTDIQQSISPASLWRPWLVTRKDAQTECRRTKLACPYSRPEVPGNTTTDGKMQSFQHPVRLYWPRSKSYDYLFSDGETLLRNFPVQATINFYDESDSEEEEDSCDEDDDSDAEESLKLNSRFTSYN; encoded by the exons ATGAATTCTGTGTTTGTTACAGCTCCTCTTTCCAATACACTGAACACCGACATCCAGCAGTCCATCAG CCCAGCTTCCCTGTGGAGACCGTGGCTCGTGACCAGAAAGGATGCACAAACTGAATGCCGGAGAACCAAGCTCGCTTGT CCTTACTCCAGGCCAGAAGTGCCCGGTAACACTACAACAGATGGCAAAATGCAGTCTTTCCAGCACCCTGTCAG GCTGTATTGGCCCAGATCGAAGTCATACGACTACCTCTTCAGTGATGGCGAGACCCTGCTCAGAAATTTCCCAGTGCAGGCCACCATAAACTTCTACGATGAGTCAGACAGCGAGGAAGAGGAGGACAGCTGTGATGAAGACGATGACAGCGATGCTGAGGAGTCTCTTAAACTTAACAGTCGCTTCACCAGTTACAACTGA
- the LOC113070097 gene encoding claudin-14-like codes for MVVAALELMGFFFGLFGMLGTLVATLLPYWATSAHIGSNIVTAVVRMKGLWMECVYQSTGAFQCETYNTLLGLTTDLQAARAMMVISSIFSVMACAVSTVGMQCTICMDGSSVKSKVAGIGGSLFLLAGLLSLIPVSWKTHELVQTFYMQNMPASLKFEIGDCLYVGLASSLLSMLGGGLLSASCCDDLDGSRGTRRHYPYPDRTGPRGPSHSMPYHPATNPNLANKNQTLNSRTSTSTHSTAPAQDSRKSARQNTAAGYDVTGYV; via the coding sequence ATGGTGGTAGCAGCACTGGAGTTGATGGGGTTCTTCTTTGGCCTCTTTGGCATGCTGGGGACCCTGGTAGCCACTCTTCTGCCCTATTGGGCAACGTCCGCACACATTGGCTCCAACATCGTGACGGCGGTAGTCAGAATGAAAGGTCTGTGGATGGAGTGTGTCTACCAGAGCACCGGAGCCTTCCAGTGTGAGACCTACAACACCCTTCTGGGGCTCACCACTGATCTACAAGCAGCCAGGGCCATGATGGTCATCTCCTCCATCTTTTCTGTCATGGCCTGTGCGGTGTCCACCGTTGGTATGCAGTGCACCATCTGCATGGATGGCTCTTCAGTCAAGAGCAAGGTGGCTGGGATAGGTGGTTCTCTCTTCCTCCTGGCAGGGCTCTTGTCATTGATCCCTGTGTCTTGGAAGACCCATGAGTTGGTGCAGACCTTCTACATGCAGAACATGCCAGCCAGTCTAAAGTTTGAGATAGGTGACTGCCTATACGTGGGCTTGGCTTCTTCGCTTTTGTCCATGCTAGGTGGAGGGCTGTTGAGTGCATCCTGTTGTGACGATTTGGATGGCAGCAGGGGAACAAGACGCCATTACCCCTACCCTGACCGCACTGGACCACGTGGACCGTCCCATTCAATGCCCTACCATCCAGCCACAAACCCCAACCTTGCCAACAAGAACCAGACCCTTAACAGCCGTACAAGCACTAGTACCCACTCCACTGCGCCAGCTCAGGATTCCAGGAAATCAGCTCGGCAGAACACAGCAGCCGGGTATGATGTCACAGGCTACGTTTGA
- the LOC113070094 gene encoding RNA-binding protein 41-like isoform X2, whose protein sequence is MHLGITRHAGDDVPIPEEQETEGQRQLHNLLLQQLDTDVNIDRCIAKKKCFAPAAVYKPFGEQAAGVRSLSQFQALQDGDQELAALRELGLTDAEIELWRCRDQAESSWKDRGVCIAPEVRNERLQVIRDKMAAHAELLSRPQRFSSSRPLSRREMEIEKALFQGSDRSSFLTALYHRESPGSQQGATSVIAMDHFYKDFLEDQNKNFLDISECLPQPKIASNIQRESPSSKTDQSQTPTVHDSGPTKNQHTCSEPTSVSDTVIQPQAQEKKVIPTKVTLSQSIGTLSAASGGHDGPVTVSGRIEEISDEQIKNNRETEEGIRNIPRFKNYQRGTPSNVLCVKNMSPRASLAQLVSLFSRFQKDDTQPILYRLLTARLKGQAFITFSDVESSQAALDLLNGYKLLEKPLIIEFGRERNKETDAPSADPNTTFSIKPSCNEKPV, encoded by the exons aTGCATTTGGG GATTACTCGTCATGCCGGTGATGATGTGCCCATCCCTGAAGAGCAAGAAACAGAGGGCCAAAGACAACTACACAATCTGCTCCTACAGCAACTGGATACAGATGTAAACATTGACCG gtgTATCGCTAAGAAGAAATGCTTTGCTCCAGCAGCAGTATACAAGCCTTTCGGGGAACAGGCAGCTGGTGTAAGGAGTCTGTCCCAGTTCCAGGCCTTGCAGGACGGGGATCAGGAACTTGCCGCTCTGAGAGAGCTGGGTCTTACAGATGCTGAAATAGAGCTGTGGAGATGCAGGGATCAAGCAGAAAGCTCTTGGAAG GACAGAGGGGTTTGCATTGCACCTGAGGTCAGGAATGAGCGCCTGCAGGTCATCCGGGATAAAATGGCAGCGCATGCAGAGCTGCTGTCCAGACCTCAGCGTTTCTCAAGCAGTCGGCCACTTTCCCGTAGGGAGATGGAAATCGAAAAGGCTCTTTTTCAAGGAAGTGACCGCAGCAGCTTCCTTACTGCTCTTTACCACAGAG AGTCACCAGGCAGCCAGCAGGGGGCGACATCCGTCATAGCAATGGATCATTTCTATAAAGACTTTCTTGAAGACCAgaacaaaaactttttggatatttcaGAGTGTTTGCCTCAACCAAAAATTGCTAGCAATATCCAACGTGAATCGCCAAGCTCTAAAACAGACCAATCTCAAACTCCCACAGTCCATGATTCCGGCCCAACCAAAAACCAACACACATGCTCAGAACCAACCTCCGTGTCAGACACTGTCATCCAACCACAGGCTCAAGAAAAAAAGGTTATACCTACAAAAGTGACATTAAGCCAATCCATTGGCACACTTAGTGCAGCTTCTGGTGGTCATGATGGGCCTGTTACAGTAAGTGGAAGGATAGAGGAAATTTCAGATGAACAGATCAAGAACAATCGGGAGACAGAAGAGGGTATACGAAATATTCCACGATTTAAGAACTACCAGAGAGGGACGCCATCTAAT GTCCTGTGCGTGAAGAACATGAGTCCACGGGCATCGCTGGCTCAGCTGGTTTCTCTCTTTTCGAGGTTTCAGAAGGACGACACACAGCCCATTCTGTACCGCTTGCTAACTGCTCGACTAAAGGGCCAAGCTTTCATTACATTTTCTG ACGTCGAAAGTTCCCAAGCAGCTCTAGACTTGTTAAATGGCTACAAGCTGCTTGAAAAGCCACTTATCATTGAGTTTGGTcgagagagaaataaagaaaccGATGCACCCTCTGCAGATCCCAACACCACCTTCAGTATAAAGCCATCATGCAACGAGAAACCGGTCTAA
- the LOC113070094 gene encoding RNA-binding protein 41-like isoform X1: MRLTWITRHAGDDVPIPEEQETEGQRQLHNLLLQQLDTDVNIDRCIAKKKCFAPAAVYKPFGEQAAGVRSLSQFQALQDGDQELAALRELGLTDAEIELWRCRDQAESSWKDRGVCIAPEVRNERLQVIRDKMAAHAELLSRPQRFSSSRPLSRREMEIEKALFQGSDRSSFLTALYHRESPGSQQGATSVIAMDHFYKDFLEDQNKNFLDISECLPQPKIASNIQRESPSSKTDQSQTPTVHDSGPTKNQHTCSEPTSVSDTVIQPQAQEKKVIPTKVTLSQSIGTLSAASGGHDGPVTVSGRIEEISDEQIKNNRETEEGIRNIPRFKNYQRGTPSNVLCVKNMSPRASLAQLVSLFSRFQKDDTQPILYRLLTARLKGQAFITFSDVESSQAALDLLNGYKLLEKPLIIEFGRERNKETDAPSADPNTTFSIKPSCNEKPV; the protein is encoded by the exons ATGAGGCTTACATG GATTACTCGTCATGCCGGTGATGATGTGCCCATCCCTGAAGAGCAAGAAACAGAGGGCCAAAGACAACTACACAATCTGCTCCTACAGCAACTGGATACAGATGTAAACATTGACCG gtgTATCGCTAAGAAGAAATGCTTTGCTCCAGCAGCAGTATACAAGCCTTTCGGGGAACAGGCAGCTGGTGTAAGGAGTCTGTCCCAGTTCCAGGCCTTGCAGGACGGGGATCAGGAACTTGCCGCTCTGAGAGAGCTGGGTCTTACAGATGCTGAAATAGAGCTGTGGAGATGCAGGGATCAAGCAGAAAGCTCTTGGAAG GACAGAGGGGTTTGCATTGCACCTGAGGTCAGGAATGAGCGCCTGCAGGTCATCCGGGATAAAATGGCAGCGCATGCAGAGCTGCTGTCCAGACCTCAGCGTTTCTCAAGCAGTCGGCCACTTTCCCGTAGGGAGATGGAAATCGAAAAGGCTCTTTTTCAAGGAAGTGACCGCAGCAGCTTCCTTACTGCTCTTTACCACAGAG AGTCACCAGGCAGCCAGCAGGGGGCGACATCCGTCATAGCAATGGATCATTTCTATAAAGACTTTCTTGAAGACCAgaacaaaaactttttggatatttcaGAGTGTTTGCCTCAACCAAAAATTGCTAGCAATATCCAACGTGAATCGCCAAGCTCTAAAACAGACCAATCTCAAACTCCCACAGTCCATGATTCCGGCCCAACCAAAAACCAACACACATGCTCAGAACCAACCTCCGTGTCAGACACTGTCATCCAACCACAGGCTCAAGAAAAAAAGGTTATACCTACAAAAGTGACATTAAGCCAATCCATTGGCACACTTAGTGCAGCTTCTGGTGGTCATGATGGGCCTGTTACAGTAAGTGGAAGGATAGAGGAAATTTCAGATGAACAGATCAAGAACAATCGGGAGACAGAAGAGGGTATACGAAATATTCCACGATTTAAGAACTACCAGAGAGGGACGCCATCTAAT GTCCTGTGCGTGAAGAACATGAGTCCACGGGCATCGCTGGCTCAGCTGGTTTCTCTCTTTTCGAGGTTTCAGAAGGACGACACACAGCCCATTCTGTACCGCTTGCTAACTGCTCGACTAAAGGGCCAAGCTTTCATTACATTTTCTG ACGTCGAAAGTTCCCAAGCAGCTCTAGACTTGTTAAATGGCTACAAGCTGCTTGAAAAGCCACTTATCATTGAGTTTGGTcgagagagaaataaagaaaccGATGCACCCTCTGCAGATCCCAACACCACCTTCAGTATAAAGCCATCATGCAACGAGAAACCGGTCTAA
- the LOC113070094 gene encoding RNA-binding protein 41-like isoform X3, translating into MQRITRHAGDDVPIPEEQETEGQRQLHNLLLQQLDTDVNIDRCIAKKKCFAPAAVYKPFGEQAAGVRSLSQFQALQDGDQELAALRELGLTDAEIELWRCRDQAESSWKDRGVCIAPEVRNERLQVIRDKMAAHAELLSRPQRFSSSRPLSRREMEIEKALFQGSDRSSFLTALYHRESPGSQQGATSVIAMDHFYKDFLEDQNKNFLDISECLPQPKIASNIQRESPSSKTDQSQTPTVHDSGPTKNQHTCSEPTSVSDTVIQPQAQEKKVIPTKVTLSQSIGTLSAASGGHDGPVTVSGRIEEISDEQIKNNRETEEGIRNIPRFKNYQRGTPSNVLCVKNMSPRASLAQLVSLFSRFQKDDTQPILYRLLTARLKGQAFITFSDVESSQAALDLLNGYKLLEKPLIIEFGRERNKETDAPSADPNTTFSIKPSCNEKPV; encoded by the exons ATGCAGCG GATTACTCGTCATGCCGGTGATGATGTGCCCATCCCTGAAGAGCAAGAAACAGAGGGCCAAAGACAACTACACAATCTGCTCCTACAGCAACTGGATACAGATGTAAACATTGACCG gtgTATCGCTAAGAAGAAATGCTTTGCTCCAGCAGCAGTATACAAGCCTTTCGGGGAACAGGCAGCTGGTGTAAGGAGTCTGTCCCAGTTCCAGGCCTTGCAGGACGGGGATCAGGAACTTGCCGCTCTGAGAGAGCTGGGTCTTACAGATGCTGAAATAGAGCTGTGGAGATGCAGGGATCAAGCAGAAAGCTCTTGGAAG GACAGAGGGGTTTGCATTGCACCTGAGGTCAGGAATGAGCGCCTGCAGGTCATCCGGGATAAAATGGCAGCGCATGCAGAGCTGCTGTCCAGACCTCAGCGTTTCTCAAGCAGTCGGCCACTTTCCCGTAGGGAGATGGAAATCGAAAAGGCTCTTTTTCAAGGAAGTGACCGCAGCAGCTTCCTTACTGCTCTTTACCACAGAG AGTCACCAGGCAGCCAGCAGGGGGCGACATCCGTCATAGCAATGGATCATTTCTATAAAGACTTTCTTGAAGACCAgaacaaaaactttttggatatttcaGAGTGTTTGCCTCAACCAAAAATTGCTAGCAATATCCAACGTGAATCGCCAAGCTCTAAAACAGACCAATCTCAAACTCCCACAGTCCATGATTCCGGCCCAACCAAAAACCAACACACATGCTCAGAACCAACCTCCGTGTCAGACACTGTCATCCAACCACAGGCTCAAGAAAAAAAGGTTATACCTACAAAAGTGACATTAAGCCAATCCATTGGCACACTTAGTGCAGCTTCTGGTGGTCATGATGGGCCTGTTACAGTAAGTGGAAGGATAGAGGAAATTTCAGATGAACAGATCAAGAACAATCGGGAGACAGAAGAGGGTATACGAAATATTCCACGATTTAAGAACTACCAGAGAGGGACGCCATCTAAT GTCCTGTGCGTGAAGAACATGAGTCCACGGGCATCGCTGGCTCAGCTGGTTTCTCTCTTTTCGAGGTTTCAGAAGGACGACACACAGCCCATTCTGTACCGCTTGCTAACTGCTCGACTAAAGGGCCAAGCTTTCATTACATTTTCTG ACGTCGAAAGTTCCCAAGCAGCTCTAGACTTGTTAAATGGCTACAAGCTGCTTGAAAAGCCACTTATCATTGAGTTTGGTcgagagagaaataaagaaaccGATGCACCCTCTGCAGATCCCAACACCACCTTCAGTATAAAGCCATCATGCAACGAGAAACCGGTCTAA
- the LOC113070094 gene encoding RNA-binding protein 41-like isoform X4, producing MITRHAGDDVPIPEEQETEGQRQLHNLLLQQLDTDVNIDRCIAKKKCFAPAAVYKPFGEQAAGVRSLSQFQALQDGDQELAALRELGLTDAEIELWRCRDQAESSWKDRGVCIAPEVRNERLQVIRDKMAAHAELLSRPQRFSSSRPLSRREMEIEKALFQGSDRSSFLTALYHRESPGSQQGATSVIAMDHFYKDFLEDQNKNFLDISECLPQPKIASNIQRESPSSKTDQSQTPTVHDSGPTKNQHTCSEPTSVSDTVIQPQAQEKKVIPTKVTLSQSIGTLSAASGGHDGPVTVSGRIEEISDEQIKNNRETEEGIRNIPRFKNYQRGTPSNVLCVKNMSPRASLAQLVSLFSRFQKDDTQPILYRLLTARLKGQAFITFSDVESSQAALDLLNGYKLLEKPLIIEFGRERNKETDAPSADPNTTFSIKPSCNEKPV from the exons at GATTACTCGTCATGCCGGTGATGATGTGCCCATCCCTGAAGAGCAAGAAACAGAGGGCCAAAGACAACTACACAATCTGCTCCTACAGCAACTGGATACAGATGTAAACATTGACCG gtgTATCGCTAAGAAGAAATGCTTTGCTCCAGCAGCAGTATACAAGCCTTTCGGGGAACAGGCAGCTGGTGTAAGGAGTCTGTCCCAGTTCCAGGCCTTGCAGGACGGGGATCAGGAACTTGCCGCTCTGAGAGAGCTGGGTCTTACAGATGCTGAAATAGAGCTGTGGAGATGCAGGGATCAAGCAGAAAGCTCTTGGAAG GACAGAGGGGTTTGCATTGCACCTGAGGTCAGGAATGAGCGCCTGCAGGTCATCCGGGATAAAATGGCAGCGCATGCAGAGCTGCTGTCCAGACCTCAGCGTTTCTCAAGCAGTCGGCCACTTTCCCGTAGGGAGATGGAAATCGAAAAGGCTCTTTTTCAAGGAAGTGACCGCAGCAGCTTCCTTACTGCTCTTTACCACAGAG AGTCACCAGGCAGCCAGCAGGGGGCGACATCCGTCATAGCAATGGATCATTTCTATAAAGACTTTCTTGAAGACCAgaacaaaaactttttggatatttcaGAGTGTTTGCCTCAACCAAAAATTGCTAGCAATATCCAACGTGAATCGCCAAGCTCTAAAACAGACCAATCTCAAACTCCCACAGTCCATGATTCCGGCCCAACCAAAAACCAACACACATGCTCAGAACCAACCTCCGTGTCAGACACTGTCATCCAACCACAGGCTCAAGAAAAAAAGGTTATACCTACAAAAGTGACATTAAGCCAATCCATTGGCACACTTAGTGCAGCTTCTGGTGGTCATGATGGGCCTGTTACAGTAAGTGGAAGGATAGAGGAAATTTCAGATGAACAGATCAAGAACAATCGGGAGACAGAAGAGGGTATACGAAATATTCCACGATTTAAGAACTACCAGAGAGGGACGCCATCTAAT GTCCTGTGCGTGAAGAACATGAGTCCACGGGCATCGCTGGCTCAGCTGGTTTCTCTCTTTTCGAGGTTTCAGAAGGACGACACACAGCCCATTCTGTACCGCTTGCTAACTGCTCGACTAAAGGGCCAAGCTTTCATTACATTTTCTG ACGTCGAAAGTTCCCAAGCAGCTCTAGACTTGTTAAATGGCTACAAGCTGCTTGAAAAGCCACTTATCATTGAGTTTGGTcgagagagaaataaagaaaccGATGCACCCTCTGCAGATCCCAACACCACCTTCAGTATAAAGCCATCATGCAACGAGAAACCGGTCTAA